The proteins below come from a single Miscanthus floridulus cultivar M001 chromosome 1, ASM1932011v1, whole genome shotgun sequence genomic window:
- the LOC136454350 gene encoding indole-3-acetaldehyde oxidase-like, protein MGKEEAAAVESSTVVLAVNGKRYEAAGVDPSTSLLEFLRTQTPVRGGCGACVVLISKYDQATDEVTEYSASSCLTLLHSVDRCSVITSEGIGNTKDGYHPVQKRLAGFHASHCGFCTPGMCMSIFSTLVKADKAAGRPNPQAGFSKLTTSEAEKAVSGNLCRCTGYRPIVDACKSFASDVDLEDLGLNCFWKKGAEPAEVSKLPGYNSGAICTFPEFLKSEIKSALKQADDVPIAVSNDGWYHPKSIEELHRLFDSNWFDENSVKIVASNTGSGVYKDQDLYDKYIDIKGIPELSVINIGLP, encoded by the exons ATGGGAAAGGAGGAGGCAGCAGCGGTGGAGTCGTCGACGGTGGTGCTGGCCGTGAACGGCAAGCGGTACGAGGCGGCCGGCGTCGACCCGTCGACGTCGTTGCTGGAGTTCCTGCGCACCCAGACGCCCGTCAGAG GTGGCTGCGGTGCATGCGTGGTCCTCATCTCCAAGTACGACCAGGCCACCGACGAGGTAACTGAGTACTCCGCTAGCTCCTGTCTGACGCTGCTCCACAGCGTGGACCGTTGCTCGGTGATCACCAGTGAGGGAATCGGCAACACCAAGGATGGTTACCACCCCGTGCAAAAACGCTTGGCTGGCTTCCACGCCTCTCACTGTGGCTTCTGCACGCCCGGCATGTGCATGTCCATATTCTCCACTCTCGTCAAGGCCGACAAGGCGGCCGGCCGCCCCAACCCACAGGCAGGCTTCTCCAAGCTGACCACCTCCGAGGCTGAGAAGGCTGTCTCAGGAAACCTTTGCCGCTGCACCGGATACAGGCCTATCGTTGACGCCTGCAAAAGCTTTGCCTCTGATGTTGACCTTGAGGACCTGGGCCTCAACTGCTTCTGGAAGAAGGGCGCCGAACCTGCAGAAGTCAGCAAGCTACCAGGCTACAACAGCGGCGCCATCTGCACCTTTCCAGAGTTTCTCAAATCTGAGATCAAGTCAGCTCTGAAGCAGGCGGATGATGTTCCGATTGCAGTCTCCAACGACGGCTGGTACCATCCTAAGAGCATTGAAGAGCTTCACAGGTTGTTTGATTCCAACTGGTTTGATGAAAACTCTGTGAAGATTGTGGCTTCAAACACTGGGTCTGGAGTGTACAAGGATCAGGACCTCTATGACAAGTACATTGACATCAAAGGAATCCCAGAGCTTTCAGTCATCAACATTGGCTTGCCATGA